A genomic window from Bdellovibrio sp. SKB1291214 includes:
- a CDS encoding ribonucleoside-diphosphate reductase subunit alpha, with the protein MLETTAHIMRVKKRDGTLEPVDVTKIVERVTRNCQGLTQVDPLRVATKAISGLYDGATTNELDNLCISTASLLIGEEPEYSRLAARLLSTYVDEEVRSQKIQSFADSVNFGFQAGLLSEDTKNFVEANKAALCAAIEPYRTDRFEYFGLRTVYDRYLLKNPTTRQVFETPQYFFMRVACGLAQTVEEAVEFYRLISSHDYMASTPTLFNSGTLRPQMSSCYLLDSPQDDLQAIYNKYTDIALLSKFAGGIGVAYSRIRSRGSLIKGTNGHSNGIIPWLKTMDSSVSAVNQGGKRKGAACVYLETWHADIEEFLELRDNTGDEAKRTHNLNLANWVPDLFMKRVETDGMWSLFDPRVVPHFVDIYGPEFEAAYEKAEAAKLYSKQIKARDLYSRMMKTLAQTGNGWMTFKDASNMKANQTGEAGNVIHLSNLCTEILEVTSNSETAVCNLGSVNLGRHVENGQFNFEKLAKTVRTAVKYLDRVVDINFYPIETAKDSNHKWRPVGLGVMGLQDAFFLLKLPFDSQAARELSAKIQEEIYYNALLTSCELAEKHGPHGAYEQTRAAKGLLQYDLWGVTPSQPERFNALKAKIKQHGLRNSLLIAIAPTATIASIVGCYEAIEPQVSNLFKRETLSGEFMQINKYLVQDLKAMGLWTEDLRNEIKLNDGSIDEIAAIPPQLKELYRTVWEVPMKSLIEMAAARGAYIDQAQSLNLFMESPTIGKVSSMYMYAWKQGVKTTYYLRSRPATKIAKTTVKASNNGMGLATSAANTMDAAPAATQEAAAPKKTYTDSEVIACSLENPEACEACQ; encoded by the coding sequence ATGTTGGAAACAACAGCTCACATCATGAGAGTTAAGAAAAGAGACGGAACTCTTGAACCAGTCGACGTCACGAAGATCGTTGAACGTGTGACTCGTAATTGCCAAGGTCTAACTCAAGTGGACCCGCTTCGCGTAGCTACGAAAGCTATCAGTGGTCTCTATGATGGTGCGACGACAAATGAGCTCGACAACCTTTGTATCTCCACTGCTTCCTTGTTGATCGGTGAAGAGCCTGAGTACTCCCGCCTTGCGGCTCGCCTTTTGAGCACATATGTAGACGAAGAAGTTCGCTCTCAAAAAATCCAATCTTTCGCAGACTCTGTAAACTTTGGTTTCCAAGCGGGTTTGCTGTCCGAAGATACTAAAAATTTCGTTGAAGCCAACAAAGCAGCTCTTTGCGCGGCTATCGAGCCTTACCGCACAGACCGTTTTGAATATTTCGGTTTGAGAACTGTTTACGATCGCTATTTGTTGAAAAATCCAACAACACGTCAGGTGTTTGAAACACCTCAATACTTCTTTATGCGTGTGGCTTGTGGTTTGGCTCAAACAGTTGAGGAAGCTGTCGAGTTCTATCGTTTGATCTCTTCTCACGATTATATGGCTTCGACGCCAACATTGTTCAACTCTGGTACTTTGCGCCCTCAGATGTCTTCTTGCTATCTTTTGGATTCTCCACAAGATGACTTGCAAGCGATCTATAATAAGTACACAGACATCGCTTTGCTTTCTAAATTCGCAGGCGGTATTGGTGTTGCCTACTCTCGCATCCGCTCTCGTGGTTCCTTGATCAAAGGGACAAATGGTCACTCTAATGGTATCATTCCTTGGTTGAAAACAATGGATTCATCTGTTTCCGCTGTAAACCAAGGTGGTAAACGTAAAGGTGCTGCCTGCGTGTACTTGGAAACTTGGCATGCTGATATCGAGGAATTCCTTGAACTTCGCGACAACACAGGTGACGAGGCAAAACGTACTCATAATTTGAACTTGGCGAACTGGGTTCCAGATTTGTTCATGAAACGTGTTGAAACGGACGGTATGTGGTCTTTGTTTGACCCGCGCGTAGTTCCTCACTTTGTAGACATTTATGGTCCAGAGTTCGAAGCAGCTTACGAAAAAGCGGAAGCCGCTAAATTGTACTCTAAACAAATCAAAGCTCGCGACCTTTACTCTCGCATGATGAAAACTCTTGCGCAGACTGGTAACGGCTGGATGACATTTAAAGATGCTTCCAACATGAAAGCCAACCAAACTGGTGAAGCTGGTAATGTGATCCATCTTTCCAACTTGTGCACAGAAATCCTGGAAGTCACTTCAAACTCTGAAACAGCAGTTTGTAACTTGGGTTCTGTCAACTTGGGTCGTCATGTCGAAAATGGCCAATTCAACTTTGAAAAACTGGCGAAAACTGTTCGCACAGCAGTGAAATACTTGGACCGCGTGGTAGATATCAACTTCTACCCTATTGAAACAGCTAAGGACTCTAACCACAAATGGCGTCCAGTTGGTTTGGGTGTGATGGGTCTTCAAGATGCCTTCTTCTTATTGAAGTTGCCTTTTGACTCTCAAGCGGCTCGTGAATTGTCAGCGAAAATTCAAGAAGAGATCTACTACAACGCTCTTTTGACTTCTTGTGAACTCGCTGAAAAACACGGTCCTCACGGTGCTTACGAACAAACTCGTGCAGCTAAAGGTTTGTTGCAATACGATCTTTGGGGTGTGACACCTTCCCAACCAGAGCGTTTCAATGCTTTAAAAGCGAAGATCAAACAACACGGCTTGCGTAACTCTTTGTTGATCGCGATTGCGCCAACAGCAACTATCGCTTCTATCGTAGGTTGCTACGAAGCGATCGAGCCTCAAGTATCTAACTTGTTCAAACGTGAAACACTTTCTGGTGAATTCATGCAGATCAATAAGTACTTGGTACAAGATCTTAAAGCGATGGGCCTTTGGACTGAAGATCTTCGCAACGAAATCAAATTGAACGATGGTTCCATTGATGAAATCGCGGCGATCCCACCTCAATTGAAAGAATTGTACCGCACGGTTTGGGAAGTTCCAATGAAGTCCTTGATCGAAATGGCTGCGGCTCGTGGCGCTTACATTGACCAAGCTCAATCTTTGAACTTGTTCATGGAAAGTCCGACAATCGGAAAAGTGTCTTCTATGTACATGTATGCATGGAAACAGGGTGTGAAAACGACTTATTACTTGCGCTCTCGTCCAGCGACGAAAATCGCAAAAACAACTGTGAAAGCTTCTAATAACGGAATGGGCTTGGCGACTAGCGCTGCAAACACAATGGATGCAGCTCCAGCGGCGACTCAGGAAGCAGCAGCTCCGAAAAAGACTTACACAGACTCAGAAGTAATCGCTTGCTCTTTGGAAAATCCAGAGGCTTGCGAAGCTTGTCAGTAA
- a CDS encoding MnmC family methyltransferase, protein MIEEKPLKSWEDIGFEIEITKDQSPTLRLLESLDPAKPYGESMHHSGGASTETTYLYGSVAATVLEKIKNPHFMVVGLGLGYIEMNLAREALKQNKTVGLITSYESIPELREFFYLWLHGKQDQLHQNVAKVYDEALRHVLIGTEITPQQLKSFLRDHFANLTDFHGALNEDVQFISRYHGIFYDAFSSKTHPHLWGEDFLNRLLLQSSAETSVLTTYALKSNLKRALRAQGFTVTEREGFFTKRGSTLGTRGYPEI, encoded by the coding sequence ATGATTGAGGAAAAACCACTGAAATCATGGGAAGATATTGGATTTGAGATCGAAATTACCAAAGATCAAAGTCCCACGCTGCGCCTTTTGGAATCCTTAGATCCCGCGAAACCCTATGGCGAATCCATGCACCACTCGGGCGGCGCCAGCACCGAAACAACATATCTATACGGCAGCGTCGCAGCCACCGTTTTAGAAAAGATCAAGAACCCTCATTTTATGGTGGTGGGTTTAGGGCTTGGCTATATCGAAATGAACCTCGCCCGCGAAGCTCTGAAGCAAAATAAAACAGTAGGTCTGATCACCAGCTACGAATCTATTCCTGAGCTGCGTGAATTTTTCTATTTATGGCTGCATGGTAAGCAAGACCAACTTCATCAAAATGTCGCGAAAGTATACGACGAAGCACTTCGCCACGTTTTAATCGGCACCGAAATCACCCCACAACAGTTAAAGTCTTTCTTGAGGGATCACTTTGCGAATCTGACGGATTTCCATGGCGCTCTTAATGAGGATGTTCAATTTATTTCTCGATATCATGGTATTTTCTACGATGCTTTTAGTTCTAAGACTCATCCGCACCTTTGGGGCGAAGATTTTTTAAATCGTCTGTTGTTGCAATCTTCGGCAGAGACAAGCGTCCTGACAACCTATGCTCTTAAATCGAATTTAAAACGAGCACTGCGTGCGCAGGGTTTTACTGTGACGGAAAGAGAGGGTTTTTTCACCAAACGCGGATCAACACTGGGAACTCGCGGTTATCCAGAAATTTAG
- a CDS encoding ribonucleotide-diphosphate reductase subunit beta — protein MILDPGFNLTLRPMKYPTMYEMYKNGIKNTWTVDEIDFSTDLVDLHSKMTPAERHLISRLVAFFATGDSIVGNNLVLNLYKHVNSPEGRMYLSRQLYEEALHVQFYLTLLDNYIPNPDERAEAFAAIDNIPSIKKKADFCFKWIDSINELEQLNTKEDRRRFLMNLICFATCVEGLFFYAAFAYVYFLRSKGLLQGLASGTNWVFRDESMHMAFAIEVIKIARQEEPDLFNSQMEDMVVQMLEDAIECEMEFANDVLQLGVAGLSPKDMRQYLEYCADQRLESLSIAPRYNVKNPFGFMELQDMQELANFFERRVSAYQTGISGSVTFDEAF, from the coding sequence ATGATTCTAGATCCAGGCTTTAATTTAACTCTTCGTCCAATGAAATACCCAACTATGTACGAAATGTACAAAAACGGTATCAAGAACACTTGGACTGTGGATGAAATCGATTTCTCTACAGACTTGGTCGACCTTCATTCAAAAATGACTCCGGCAGAAAGACATTTGATCTCTCGCTTGGTGGCATTCTTTGCGACAGGTGATTCTATCGTTGGCAACAACCTTGTGTTGAACTTGTACAAACACGTGAACTCTCCAGAGGGTCGCATGTACTTGTCTCGTCAACTTTACGAAGAGGCTTTGCACGTTCAGTTTTATCTGACTTTGTTGGATAACTATATCCCAAATCCAGATGAGCGCGCGGAAGCATTTGCTGCGATCGACAACATTCCTTCCATCAAAAAGAAAGCAGATTTCTGCTTTAAATGGATCGACTCTATTAACGAACTGGAGCAATTGAACACGAAAGAAGATCGTCGTCGTTTCCTGATGAATTTGATCTGCTTTGCAACTTGCGTTGAAGGCTTGTTCTTCTATGCAGCGTTCGCTTACGTGTACTTCTTGCGTTCCAAAGGTTTGTTGCAAGGTCTTGCATCTGGCACAAACTGGGTATTCCGTGATGAATCTATGCACATGGCATTTGCCATCGAAGTTATCAAAATAGCTCGCCAAGAAGAACCAGATCTTTTCAACTCTCAAATGGAAGACATGGTTGTTCAAATGCTTGAAGATGCTATCGAATGCGAAATGGAATTTGCGAATGACGTTTTGCAATTGGGTGTCGCGGGTCTTTCTCCGAAAGATATGCGTCAGTATCTTGAGTACTGCGCAGACCAACGCCTTGAAAGCTTGAGCATTGCTCCTCGCTATAACGTGAAAAATCCGTTTGGCTTCATGGAGCTGCAAGATATGCAAGAACTTGCCAACTTCTTCGAAAGACGTGTATCAGCTTACCAAACTGGTATCAGCGGCTCTGTGACTTTCGATGAGGCGTTCTAA
- a CDS encoding AgmX/PglI C-terminal domain-containing protein: MNAAKLLILENIAGQKVRTIAVDSESLNIVYLKDQRRVEALADLKVLKDNDIAYSLLKKIDLSKMGTKGEALTGLGRIRLATEADVNSPQYTLTEERDEEQLKIMLSRTAVGHLVAVALIMLSTYVVAHYFTKKDEAPLVTIVVPKQETPKVAEQKPVPHVKMSEKKIKQTNKVYKPVVKKQPLKVKKYTVNTNKAKSVQRVGALAALGGTPKGTRGFEGLDNNSMKAIRSAGVGSGGGGVGSAGRGGIKGYLPGNGLIAGSAGEGGQAQSAGGYGTRGVGGGRAGYGKMNMVGGTAASSLPLDAEATVEGGLDRDQIIAVINRNKGQIVYCYEQGLQAQPSIGGRVAVDFVIGPNGRITTAKVAQSSLGSRTVENCMIAKMKSWQFPKPVGKVNVDVLYPFELMRVSAR, translated from the coding sequence ATGAACGCAGCAAAACTACTAATTTTAGAAAATATCGCGGGCCAAAAAGTCCGTACGATTGCGGTCGATTCAGAGTCCTTGAACATCGTTTACCTAAAGGATCAACGTCGTGTTGAGGCCTTGGCAGATTTGAAAGTTCTTAAGGACAATGATATCGCCTACAGCCTTCTTAAAAAGATCGATCTTTCTAAGATGGGCACCAAAGGTGAAGCGCTGACTGGTTTGGGTCGTATTCGTTTGGCTACTGAAGCTGACGTAAACAGCCCTCAGTACACATTGACGGAAGAGCGAGACGAAGAACAACTAAAAATCATGTTGTCTCGTACAGCAGTTGGTCACTTAGTGGCAGTTGCCTTGATCATGCTGAGCACTTATGTCGTGGCTCACTACTTTACTAAAAAAGATGAAGCTCCTTTGGTAACTATCGTGGTTCCAAAACAGGAGACTCCAAAGGTTGCTGAACAAAAACCGGTTCCACACGTTAAGATGTCTGAGAAAAAAATCAAACAGACTAACAAGGTGTATAAACCAGTCGTTAAGAAACAACCTTTGAAAGTTAAGAAATACACAGTGAACACGAACAAAGCGAAAAGCGTACAACGCGTAGGCGCATTGGCGGCTCTTGGTGGTACACCGAAAGGCACTCGTGGTTTCGAGGGTCTTGACAACAACTCCATGAAAGCTATCCGTTCTGCGGGTGTTGGTTCTGGTGGTGGCGGTGTCGGTTCTGCAGGTCGCGGTGGTATCAAAGGTTACCTTCCGGGTAATGGTTTGATCGCTGGTTCTGCGGGTGAAGGTGGCCAAGCACAAAGTGCTGGTGGTTACGGAACTCGTGGTGTTGGTGGCGGCAGAGCTGGTTACGGTAAGATGAATATGGTTGGCGGCACAGCAGCTTCCAGTCTTCCTCTTGATGCTGAAGCAACTGTTGAAGGTGGTTTGGATCGTGACCAAATCATCGCGGTTATCAACCGTAACAAAGGTCAAATCGTATATTGTTATGAACAAGGTCTTCAAGCTCAACCATCTATCGGTGGTCGTGTAGCGGTAGACTTCGTGATCGGACCAAATGGTCGTATCACAACAGCAAAAGTAGCGCAAAGCTCATTGGGTTCGCGCACTGTTGAAAACTGCATGATCGCGAAAATGAAATCATGGCAGTTCCCGAAACCAGTAGGAAAAGTAAACGTAGATGTTCTTTACCCATTCGAATTGATGCGCGTATCTGCTCGCTAG
- a CDS encoding outer membrane beta-barrel domain-containing protein has protein sequence MKNVKFLSATFLFIALCSQSTFAAPAKRTAPKKAAVTKTQAAPVDNSDVTSDIDSLGGNEQLMNMAQNIKSESRSRIVQERIVDRRNRLEVGVNYGMNFGGDAYTKTQALGAALDFHITPRWSLGARYYDYGNSLTPEGKRIFDQAKANYAAGGRAYAVDIDYPESALMAVINWYPIYGKTSFMDIGVTQFDMYLLGGGGQITLSSGSTPVYTAGLGIGAWMSKHLTARAEIRYMNYTDKPVTGERSLDVVTGNLGFGWIL, from the coding sequence ATGAAAAACGTTAAATTCCTTTCAGCAACATTCTTGTTCATCGCACTTTGCTCTCAGAGCACATTCGCTGCCCCTGCGAAAAGAACTGCTCCTAAAAAAGCAGCTGTTACTAAAACTCAAGCCGCACCAGTTGATAACTCAGATGTAACGAGTGATATCGACTCTTTGGGAGGCAATGAGCAATTGATGAATATGGCTCAAAATATCAAGTCTGAAAGCCGCTCTCGTATCGTTCAAGAGCGTATCGTTGACAGACGCAATCGCTTAGAGGTTGGTGTAAACTACGGAATGAATTTCGGTGGCGACGCTTACACGAAAACTCAAGCTTTGGGCGCAGCCCTTGATTTCCACATCACTCCTCGTTGGTCTTTGGGTGCACGATACTATGACTACGGTAACTCTTTGACACCAGAAGGTAAGCGCATCTTCGATCAAGCAAAGGCAAACTACGCAGCTGGTGGCCGTGCTTATGCAGTGGATATCGATTATCCTGAAAGCGCTTTGATGGCGGTTATCAACTGGTACCCTATCTATGGTAAGACATCTTTCATGGATATCGGCGTTACTCAGTTTGACATGTACTTACTTGGTGGCGGTGGTCAAATCACTTTGTCTAGCGGTTCTACTCCGGTTTACACAGCTGGTCTTGGTATTGGCGCTTGGATGTCTAAACATCTAACGGCTCGCGCTGAGATCCGCTACATGAATTACACTGACAAACCAGTAACAGGTGAGCGTTCTTTGGACGTAGTAACTGGCAACCTTGGCTTTGGATGGATTTTATGA
- a CDS encoding substrate-binding periplasmic protein gives MKILCWVLPLFCIAGSVEAKVANLVTFPIPLLVENKEKGLFIDLTREIASHVKTKFRVQVLAANKAKLAFFNGKVEGYFPGLDNSVPKDAVRTIPFYVRTNYIFYRENKPFKELKDLYGKNVGLTFRYHYPSQIQDNTKIKFSYAEDDIANMKRLAAGDIDAVIVEERSGLRALEISKAKGVSYSKESPVSNQDCYFAFKNDQEGRSLQKEFNVALEKMKADGSLQRVLNQSEPFAFKN, from the coding sequence ATGAAAATTCTGTGCTGGGTTCTTCCCTTATTTTGTATTGCTGGTTCTGTGGAAGCCAAGGTTGCTAACCTTGTGACTTTTCCGATTCCTTTATTAGTCGAAAACAAAGAAAAAGGTTTATTCATCGATTTGACTCGAGAAATTGCGAGTCATGTAAAAACCAAATTCCGAGTTCAAGTCTTGGCGGCAAACAAAGCCAAACTGGCTTTTTTTAACGGCAAGGTTGAGGGATATTTTCCCGGATTGGACAACTCCGTCCCTAAAGACGCCGTCAGAACCATTCCATTTTATGTTCGTACCAATTACATTTTCTATCGCGAAAATAAACCGTTTAAAGAGTTAAAAGACCTTTATGGAAAAAATGTCGGCCTGACTTTCCGCTATCATTATCCTTCGCAAATCCAAGACAACACCAAAATTAAATTCAGTTACGCCGAAGACGACATCGCTAATATGAAAAGGCTTGCAGCCGGTGACATTGATGCCGTTATCGTTGAAGAGCGCTCGGGTCTGCGCGCCCTAGAGATCAGTAAAGCCAAGGGCGTTAGCTACAGCAAGGAAAGTCCTGTTTCCAATCAAGATTGCTATTTTGCTTTTAAGAATGATCAAGAAGGTCGAAGTCTTCAGAAAGAATTCAATGTGGCTTTAGAGAAAATGAAAGCCGATGGAAGTTTGCAAAGAGTCCTGAATCAATCAGAACCCTTTGCCTTCAAAAACTAA
- a CDS encoding TIGR01212 family radical SAM protein (This family includes YhcC from E. coli K-12, an uncharacterized radical SAM protein.), giving the protein MEKGWLGLPYHTISEHYNQLFGEKVYKIPVTVVDNCPNRMGLKGMQTCVFCDVWGSAANAEAMTMELRTQIEKYHDHISKRYNAKAFLIYFQAYTNTFTKVSALRNNFDIALSYPWVKGFTLGTRPDCLSKSVLDLWNEYNEKSFVAVEMGVQSFFNDELEFMRRGHTAEASLEALHKIAENTKVDLGIHLIFGSPQETDERIIKTAEIVNTLPITNVKLHNLHVLKQTPLEEMYHRGEFSPIDQETYTRRVELFLQHLSPRFALHRLAAYSSRWDELVAPAWTKNKMGTHQAIIDHLRAHGSYQSQLFTANSDMDSAAQAFLLKKSRRVDAT; this is encoded by the coding sequence ATGGAAAAAGGCTGGCTAGGACTTCCCTACCACACTATCAGCGAGCACTACAATCAACTCTTTGGCGAGAAGGTTTATAAGATCCCCGTCACAGTCGTTGATAATTGTCCAAACCGCATGGGGTTAAAGGGCATGCAGACCTGCGTCTTTTGTGATGTGTGGGGTTCTGCCGCAAATGCTGAAGCCATGACCATGGAGCTTCGCACTCAAATCGAAAAGTACCATGACCATATTTCCAAACGCTATAATGCAAAGGCGTTTTTGATTTACTTTCAGGCCTACACGAACACCTTCACCAAAGTTTCAGCACTTCGTAATAACTTTGATATCGCACTTTCTTATCCCTGGGTGAAAGGCTTTACGCTGGGGACTCGCCCGGACTGCCTTTCGAAGTCGGTCTTAGATCTTTGGAATGAATACAATGAGAAATCTTTTGTAGCGGTCGAAATGGGCGTTCAAAGCTTCTTTAATGATGAGCTGGAGTTCATGCGTCGAGGTCACACAGCGGAAGCATCGCTAGAGGCTCTTCATAAGATTGCCGAAAATACGAAGGTGGATTTAGGCATCCACTTGATCTTTGGGAGTCCCCAAGAAACCGATGAACGTATTATTAAAACGGCTGAGATCGTAAATACGTTGCCGATCACAAACGTGAAACTTCACAATTTACACGTTTTAAAACAGACCCCCTTGGAAGAGATGTATCATCGCGGAGAGTTTTCTCCCATCGATCAAGAAACCTACACTCGTCGTGTAGAACTGTTCTTGCAGCATCTATCACCGCGCTTTGCTTTGCACCGTCTGGCAGCTTACTCGTCCCGTTGGGATGAACTAGTGGCTCCTGCTTGGACAAAAAATAAAATGGGTACACATCAGGCGATCATCGATCATTTGCGCGCTCATGGCTCTTACCAATCCCAACTTTTTACGGCAAATTCTGACATGGATTCTGCTGCTCAGGCGTTTTTGCTAAAAAAATCCCGCCGCGTGGACGCGACCTAG